In one window of Falco cherrug isolate bFalChe1 chromosome 10, bFalChe1.pri, whole genome shotgun sequence DNA:
- the FADS1 gene encoding acyl-CoA (8-3)-desaturase — MADPAAGRALRRFTWEEIGQRSGQGPEQQERWLVIERKVYDISRFYRRHPGGARVISHYAGQDATDPFIAFHLDKTLVRKHMSPLLIGELAPDQPSVEPSKNKKLVEDFRELRANVEKMGLLNPNRTFFILHLCHILVLDVAAWLTIWYFGASTVPFLFSAVLLGTVQAQAGWLQHDFGHLSVFSKPKWNHWVHKFVIGHLKGAPASWWNHLHFQHHAKPNCFRKDPDVSMHPLFFALGKTLSVELGVQKKKFMPYNHQHKYFFIIGPPALVPLYFQWYIFYFVIQRKQWVDLAWMLSFYIRFFLTYLPLLGVKGILGLHLLVRFIESIWFVWVTQMNHIPMHIDYDKNLDWFSTQLQATCNVHQSLFNDWFSGHLNFQIEHHLFPTMPRHNYWKVAPLVKSLCAKHGIEYQCKPLLTAFADIVHSLKDSGELWLDAYLHK; from the exons atGGCGGAccccgcggcgggccgggcgctGCGGCGCTTCACCTGGGAGGAGATCGGGCAGCGCAGCGGGCAGGGGCCGGAGCAGCAGGAGCGCTGGCTGGTGATCGAGAGGAAGGTGTACGACATCAGCCGCTTCTACCGGAGGCACCCGGGGGGCGCCCGGGTCATCAGCCACTACGCCGGGCAGGACGCCACG GATCCTTTCATAGCATTTCATCTGGACAAGACGCTAGTAAGAAAGCACATGAGCCCACTCCTGATTGGAGAATTGGCACCAGATCAACCCAGCGTTGAGCCCAGCAAAAAT AAAAAGCTGGTAGAAGATTTCCGTGAACTCCGTGCAAACGTCGAGAAGATGGGGCTTCTTAACCCCAACCGCACCTTTTTCATCTTGCATCTCTGTCACATCTTGGTGTTGGATGTTGCAGCTTGGCTCACCATCTGGTATTTTGGAGCATCCACAGtgcctttcctcttctctgcagTGCTTCTAGGCACTGTCCAG gcccaggctggctggctgcagcatgaTTTTGGACACCTTTCAGTCTTTAGCAAGCCCAAATGGAACCACTGGGTGCACAAGTTTGTGATCGGCCATCTGAAG ggagcaccaGCCAGCTGGTGGAATCACCTCCACTTCCAACACCACGCTAAACCCAACTGCTTCCGAAAGGACCCTGACGTTAGCATGCAccctttattttttgctttgggaaaaacACTCTCTGTAGAG CTTGGtgtacaaaagaagaaattcatGCCTTACAACCACCAGCACAAGTACTTCTTCATCA TCGGGCCCCCAGCGCTGGTGCCTCTTTACTTCCAGTGGTACATATTCTACTTCGTGATACAGCGGAAACAGTGGGTG GACCTGGCCTGGATGCTGAGCTTCTACATCCGATTCTTTCTCACCTACTTGCCCTTGCTGGGGGTGAAGGGTATCCTGGGGCTTCATCTGTTAGTCAG GTTTATAGAGAGTATCTGGTTTGTCTGGGTTACGCAAATGAATCACATCCCGATGCACATCGATTATGATAAGAATCTGGACTGGTTCTCTACTCAG CTCCAGGCGACCTGTAATGTTCATCAGTCCTTATTCAACGACTGGTTTAGTGGACATCTGAACTTCCAAATCGAGCACCA CCTTTTTCCTACAATGCCTCGCCACAACTACTGGAAGGTGGCCCCTTTGGTGAAGTCCCTGTGTGCCAAACACGGCATTGAGTACCAGTGCAAGCCGTTGCTCACCGCCTTTGCGGACATAGTGCA CTCTTTGAAGGATTCAGGGGAGCTCTGGCTCGATGCCTATCTGCATAAATAA